Proteins from one Streptomyces sp. NBC_00390 genomic window:
- a CDS encoding MaoC family dehydratase, which translates to MAAKISYADVEVGTELPAQSFPVTRATLVRYAGASGDFNPIHWNEKFAVEVGLPDVIAHGMFTMAEAARVVTDWAGDPGAVVEYGVRFTRPVVVPNDDEGALIEVSGKVAAKLDDNRVRVDLTATSAGQKVLGMSRAVVRLA; encoded by the coding sequence ATGGCAGCGAAGATCTCTTACGCGGATGTCGAGGTCGGCACCGAGCTGCCGGCGCAGAGTTTTCCCGTGACCCGCGCCACGCTGGTGCGGTACGCGGGTGCGTCGGGCGACTTCAACCCGATCCACTGGAACGAGAAGTTCGCCGTCGAGGTCGGACTTCCGGATGTGATCGCGCACGGCATGTTCACGATGGCCGAGGCGGCGCGTGTGGTGACCGACTGGGCCGGCGACCCGGGTGCGGTCGTGGAGTACGGCGTGCGCTTCACCAGGCCCGTGGTCGTGCCGAACGACGACGAGGGTGCGCTGATCGAGGTCAGCGGCAAGGTCGCGGCCAAGCTGGACGACAACCGGGTCCGTGTCGACCTGACGGCGACGAGCGCCGGGCAGAAGGTGCTGGGCATGTCCCGCGCCGTGGTCCGGCTCGCCTGA